In Deltaproteobacteria bacterium, the genomic stretch GCCCGAGGGCGTCGATCGTCTTCGAGAGCGACTCGACCTTCGGCGCGGCGCCTGGCGCGAACGTCGCTCGCGCGAAGGGCTTTGCGATCCGCTCAGCATCCGAGAGCCCGGGGTCCATTCCGACCGGATAGGCGAAGACCACCAGCGCCTTCGGAGCTGGCCACGCATCCGGCAGCCGGGGCGTGACTCGCATGCTCCAGAACGGCGGCGCCCTGGACGTCGGCAGCGCCGCCCACGCGGGCGCGAAGAGCTTCTGCAGCGCCGCGTCGTCGGGGACGGTGACCATGGGGGCAGGCGCGACGAGGACAATCAACAACGCCGCGATTCGAAGGTTCATCACGGCTTGCTCGCCGCCGCAGGCGGATGCGCGGCCAGGAACGCGTTCGCGCGCGCGGCCGCGTTGGCGCGGATATTCATATAAAACAATTGATAATCGACCATGTGATAGTTCTCACCAGGCAGCGCGGGGATGCGGAAGCCGCTGTCGTCGACCTTGTCGATGAAGAGCGCGCCGTTGTCGCAGCGCGCGCCGGTGAGCTTGGGAACCACGGCCAGCGGCTTGCCGTCGTGGGTCGCCCAGGCGCCGAGGTTGAGCGACTTGTCGGCCTTCTCCGCGCCCTTGGTCCACGAGAGCGGGTTGGTGCACACCAACGGCTTGCGCGCGTTGGGCTCGAGCTTGTCGCCGTAGCGCGCGAGCTCCTTGTTTCGGATGCGATCCGGATTTCCATCCGGGCCGAAGGTGCTCCAGGTGTTCACGCAGCCGGTGTCGGTGGGCGAGCCGCACACGCCGATGGTCTTCAGGTTCCGGGTGAACCAATCGGCCGGTATTCCATAGCCCACGATGTACGCGGCCACGAATCGATCGCGGAGCGGCGTGCCTTCGATCTTGTCTTGCAGGAGCCAGAGCGCGTAGCGCGAACCCTGGCTGTGGCTGGCAATGATGAAGGGCCGGCCGCCGTTGTCGTGTTGAATGTAATAGTCAAATGCGGCCTTCACGTCGGTATACGCGAGGTTCCACGCTTCCTGCGCCGCCGACTCCCGGCGCCAGGTGAACGTGGAGAGCGCCGCTTGCCGGTAGCGCGGCGCGAAGACCCGGCAGCAGCCGTTGAACGCGCTCGCCTGGTTGGCGATGGAACCGGAGTCGGTGCGGCCGTTGACCGCGGCATCGTCGATCGCCGCGTTGACGTCGGTTCCAAAGTAGCTCGTGGGGTGGATGAAGAAGACGTCCACCGGCGCCTTGTCCTGGTTCGTCGCCATGACGCCGGGCGGAACGGTGTCGGCCGAGTCCACCATCTGCGGCAGCGCGGCCCAGGACTCGGGCTTCGCGTAGTCGGGGGCGGCCGGCTTGCCGCCGAAGAGCGTCAGCGCGAGCGCAAGAAGTGTCGACGTGGTCATGCCGCGAATTCTACGCCGTCGCGGCCGCCGCGGACGGCGTGCGCGGACGAAGCAGCAGCAGCAGACATCCCGCGCACACGAGCGCACCGACGATGGCGAAGACCATCAACGCCGCGGGCTCGCTGAGGCTGGGGGCAGCCGTGCTCAGGGCGGCCACGTCGTCGATGGAATAGCGGTCGAGCAAGAAGCTCGCGCCGTTGTTCACCGCGTGCGCGAACATGGTGACGCGGATGCTGCCCGCGCGCTCGGCGATGACGCCCAGGTAGAGCCCCATCGCAAACGCGATCGGCGTGTGCGCCAGGTCGAGGTGCATGAGCCCGAAGCAGATGGCGGTCCCCAGAATGGCGGCGCGTCGCGACCAACGTCCGCCGAGCACCGACGCCATGTAGCCGCGGAAGAGCGTCTCCTCCGCGAAGCCCGCGCCGATCGTGCCGGAGACGAGGAGCACGCCAAAGGTCGCGGGCGCGCCGTGCGACGCCTCGTGAAAGACGGGCAGCGACACGGACGGCAGTCCAATCAGCCGAACGATCGCGGAGGCGGCGTCGCCGGCGGCGAGCATGCCCACGGGCGCGACGAGGTACGCCCACGCGGGCAGCGCGCTCGGGCCGAGCCGCAGCCGCTCGGTGATCGACGGGCCGCTCATGTCCGCGGCGAACAGCGCCACGGCTGCGATGAGGAGCTCGTTGAGCGTGATGGTGATCGCGACGGTGGGGCCGCGCGAGTAGAGCTCCATGAACCGTGTCTGAAACGCGGCGGGATCGCGACCCGCGATCTTCAAGATGTCGAAGTGGAACACCAGGAGGACGACCCCCACGACCGCGCCCAGCGCAATCGTCGCTGCCATCGCCACACCGAACGCCATGAACGCGTGCCACGCCTCGGGCTTGCGCGGCTCGGGTGGGGCTTCGATCGCGGGCGCGGCCGCGGGCTCTGCGGGTGTCACGCCGCCTCGCCGCTGCGGCGCGTGCCCAGGAGCAGATCCAGGTTCTTCTTCTCCCAGGCGATGGCGCGGGCGTACTCGGGGTACGCGCGCTCGCGCTTGCGGAAGTCGGCGCCGTGGTGCTGGCGCTTGCCGTCGCCGCAGTGCGCGGCCGGCACCGCCTGGTGGAGCATCTCGTGGAACACCACGAACTGGACGAAGTACGCGGGCACCTCCGGCCGATCGAGCGCGGGGTGGATGCGGATCACCCGCTCGTCGTGCAGGTACACGCCCATGCGAATCGAGCGCTGGTTCCTCCGCGCGGTCACGCGGCCCCAGCCAATGCGCGCGTCGATCTGGCCGTCGAAGTGCTTGTCGTTGAGCGCGTCGTACATCGCCTGCAGGTCGTGGAAGAGCCCGCGCGTCTTGAGCGTGCCCGTGGGCCGCGGCGGACGAAGGCGGTGGCGCTGGTTGCGGATGTAGTCGTCGAGGACCGGGCCCGAGCCCTTCTTGCCCCGGCCGGCGTAGTCCGCGAGCGCCTCCACGATGTGCGCAGGCGCGTGCAGGAACATGTGGTGCACGCGCAGCGCGAGCGCGCCCGGGCGCCGGCGATAGGAGATGACCGTGCTCCGGTTGTCGGTGACGGCGAGCCGCACGTCCATGCCCAGGAGCCGCGAGAGCTTTCCGGCGAGCTTCTCCGCGTGCGCGCGCACCACGTCGGGGCGCAGCTTGTCCGGAGGCGGCGCGCTCGCGTCGCCCGCGAAGAGATCCAGCTGCGAGGTCTTGGCGGCTTCTGTGCTCACGATGGGACGTTCGACTTTTCGTCCGCGATCCTAGCTTCTCGCTCCTGACCGGCAAAGGGTGCATCCTTCTCGCGGGAGGGCGCGGATGCGGGTGCTCATCAGCGGTGCCACCGGCCTCATCGGCGGTGCGCTCGCGCGACAGCTCGCCGGACAGGGCACCGAGTGCTGGGGCCTCTCGCGCCGCGCCCGCGCGCCCGACGCGACCTTTCAGCGCTGGTTCGCCTGGGACACGCTCGGCCAGCCATTGCCACCCGAGTCGCTCGAGGGCGTGGACGCGGTGGTTCACCTCGCCGGCGACCCCGTGAGCGAAGGCCGCTGGACGTCGGAAAAGAAGCGGCGCATCCGCGAGTCGCGCGTCCAGGGAACGCGCGCGGTGGTCGACGCCATCCGCGCGGCGTCGAAGCGCCCGAGCGTGCTGGTGTCCGCGAGCGCCACCGGCTTCTACGGCGACCGCGGCGACGAGCTCGTCCGCGAAGAGGCGCCCGCGGGCAACACCTTCCTCGCCGAGGTCTGCGCGGCCTGGGAGCAGGCGAGCGCGCCGGTCGCGGAGCTGGGCGTGCGCCTGGTGCAGCCGCGCATCGGCATCGTGCTCGCGCGCGAGGGCGGCGCGTTTCCGAAGATGCTCTTGCCTTTTCGACTCGGGCTGGGCGGGCGGCTCGGGAGCGGGTCGCAGTACTTCCCGTGGATCCACCGCGACGACATGGTGGGCATCCTGGCCTACGCGCTCACGCACGCGTCGGTGTCGGGGGCGGTGAACGCGGTGGCGCCGCACCCGGTGACGAACCGCGAGCTCACCGAGACGCTCGCGCAGACGCTTCACCGGCCGGCCTTCGCCACGGTGCCGCCGTTGGCGCTCCGGGTGGCGCTGGGCGAGCTCGGCGCGGCGACCATCGAGAGCGTGCGCGCCAGCGCGGACAAGATCACCGGGCTCGGCTACGCGTTTTCGTATCCGATTCTGGGGCCGGCGCTGCGGGCGCTGGTCGAGTAGGGTTCGAACGTGGCGAACGAGTCGATGGCCCAGGGCAGCATGTTCGAGGCGCTCTTCACGCGCGCGCTCCGGCCCATCGGGCCCTTCGCGGACGAGCTTCGCCGCGTCGGCTTCGATCCCGATCATCCGCAGCCGCAATATCCGACGCCGGTCTGGGTCGCGTGCCTGGCGGTGACGCGCCGGCTGGTGTTCGGCGAGCTCGACGACGCTGCGGCCTACCGCGCGATCGGCGAGCGCTTCATGGGCTCGTTCCTGGACACGATCGCCGGGAAGATCGTCGCGGTGGCGCTGCCGTTTCTGGGGCCGCAAGCCTTCCTGAAGCGCATCCCGCGCTACCTCACCATGGGCCGCAGCGATCTGCGCTGGGAGGTGAAGCTCGAGGAGCCGCGCCGCCTGGTGGCGCACCTGCACGATCCGTTCAGCGTCCCGGCGCACTTTCTCGCGGGCATCATCGACAAAGCCATGAAGCTCATTCGCGCGCCGGCGGTGATCACCGTGGTGCCGCAGAGCCCGACCGAGAGCGAGCTCGACATCCGTTGGTGAGGGCTACTGCAGCGTCACCAGGGTCACGCTCTGTGCGGGGATGACGACCTGCACGCCGCTCGCGTCGACTGCGCTCGGGCCCACGGTGCGCACCGACGTCGCCGCGCCATCGAGGATCTGCAGCGTGGCGTGCGTGGGCGCGAAGCTGCCGTCGACGAAGGTGAGCGCGAGCCCGCGAGCCTCGGTGAGCAGGTTCACCACGTAGAGCTGCACCACGTCGCCCGCGGCGCTCTTGCCGGCCACGGCGATGCCGTCGAAGCCGCCCGTGGGCAGCACCGCGGGGAAGGGGAGTGCGCGCGGCGTCTGCGTGGCGAGCTGGTCGTAGAGCTGGAAGGCGAAGTACGCCGGCGCGGGGGTCGCCTGATAGTCGAGGATGCCGTACTTGAAGCCCACGCCATTGGAGAAGTGCGCGTAGTCGTAGAAGAGCGCCTTCTGCGTGAACGAGTAGCCTGTGGCCTCGGCGCCCGCGAAGCCGGCTGCGTAGATCTGCACGCCGGTCATGCTGTACGTGAACGCGGCGTCGCCCAGGTGGTTCAAGCCCGGGCCCCACTCGGAGAGCACGCGCTCGGTCTGCGCGTAGCGGCCGGCGTGGCTCGCGTCGAGCAGCGCCTGCACCGTGGTGACCTCGTCCACCACGATCTGCCGCGGATCGTCGTGGTAGCTGTGCACCGAGAGGAAATCGAGCGGCACGCTGGTCGGCTGCGTATCGAGGAACGCGAGCAGGTGCGGCAGCCAGTTGCGATTGCCCGGCGCCTCGCCGAACGACGCGCCGCCGATCTTCACGCCCGCCCACGCTGCATCCGTGGCGGAGACGCTGTCGCGGTACGCGCCGAGCACCGCCGCCACCTGCGCGTACCAGACGTCGAACTGCGCCTCGGTGCCGCTCCAGAAGTAGGGCACGTTCTCCGGCTCGTTGCCGATCTCGACGTAGTGGAGGGTGTGTGTGGGCGTCGCGTTGGGCCAGCCGTCGAGCAGGTGCACCAGCACGTGGGCCACGGCCTTGGCGTAGAGCACGTTGTCCACGGGCGGCGCAGTGGTGACGCCGTTCGCGAAGGTGTTGTTGCAGTCGGTGACGTCGAAGGTCTGCACCGAGCTCAGCGCCGTGGGCACGTAGTCGATGTCCAGGTACGGCTCGGCGCCGAACGCCTCTGCTTCCGCGACCACCGAGTCCACGTAGGTGAAGTCATAGTTCGCGGGATCGTCCAGGTCGTTGTCGTCGAGGCCCGCGGGCGGGTGGTCCACGTTGAGCTTGAAGAAGTCGCGGTGGGCCACGAGCTGGTCGAGCGAGCTGAACTCGGAGCTCAAGATGGGCACCGACGGCGCGGGGCAGGTCTGGCTGCCGCCGTCGGCGAGAGGCACGGTGGCGAAGAGCTCGCCGCCGATCTCCCAGCGGCCGAGGCCCACGCGCCAATACTTGAAGCCGATGTCCTGCATGCCCGTCACCAGGCCGGGGATCTGGTCGTACGCGTAGATCGCGCCGGAGAGGTCGTATGCGCCGGATTGCTCGGGCTGGACGAGCGCCGCGCCGCCGTCGAGGTCGATGGTCACGCTCCAGGTGACCAGGC encodes the following:
- a CDS encoding DUF3089 domain-containing protein yields the protein MTTSTLLALALTLFGGKPAAPDYAKPESWAALPQMVDSADTVPPGVMATNQDKAPVDVFFIHPTSYFGTDVNAAIDDAAVNGRTDSGSIANQASAFNGCCRVFAPRYRQAALSTFTWRRESAAQEAWNLAYTDVKAAFDYYIQHDNGGRPFIIASHSQGSRYALWLLQDKIEGTPLRDRFVAAYIVGYGIPADWFTRNLKTIGVCGSPTDTGCVNTWSTFGPDGNPDRIRNKELARYGDKLEPNARKPLVCTNPLSWTKGAEKADKSLNLGAWATHDGKPLAVVPKLTGARCDNGALFIDKVDDSGFRIPALPGENYHMVDYQLFYMNIRANAAARANAFLAAHPPAAASKP
- a CDS encoding CPBP family intramembrane metalloprotease, with translation MTPAEPAAAPAIEAPPEPRKPEAWHAFMAFGVAMAATIALGAVVGVVLLVFHFDILKIAGRDPAAFQTRFMELYSRGPTVAITITLNELLIAAVALFAADMSGPSITERLRLGPSALPAWAYLVAPVGMLAAGDAASAIVRLIGLPSVSLPVFHEASHGAPATFGVLLVSGTIGAGFAEETLFRGYMASVLGGRWSRRAAILGTAICFGLMHLDLAHTPIAFAMGLYLGVIAERAGSIRVTMFAHAVNNGASFLLDRYSIDDVAALSTAAPSLSEPAALMVFAIVGALVCAGCLLLLLRPRTPSAAAATA
- a CDS encoding TIGR01777 family oxidoreductase codes for the protein MRVLISGATGLIGGALARQLAGQGTECWGLSRRARAPDATFQRWFAWDTLGQPLPPESLEGVDAVVHLAGDPVSEGRWTSEKKRRIRESRVQGTRAVVDAIRAASKRPSVLVSASATGFYGDRGDELVREEAPAGNTFLAEVCAAWEQASAPVAELGVRLVQPRIGIVLAREGGAFPKMLLPFRLGLGGRLGSGSQYFPWIHRDDMVGILAYALTHASVSGAVNAVAPHPVTNRELTETLAQTLHRPAFATVPPLALRVALGELGAATIESVRASADKITGLGYAFSYPILGPALRALVE
- a CDS encoding DUF2378 family protein, producing the protein MANESMAQGSMFEALFTRALRPIGPFADELRRVGFDPDHPQPQYPTPVWVACLAVTRRLVFGELDDAAAYRAIGERFMGSFLDTIAGKIVAVALPFLGPQAFLKRIPRYLTMGRSDLRWEVKLEEPRRLVAHLHDPFSVPAHFLAGIIDKAMKLIRAPAVITVVPQSPTESELDIRW